A part of Marinicella rhabdoformis genomic DNA contains:
- a CDS encoding cell division protein ZapA, which yields MSQQKISVRILNKEYQFACEDHERASLIAAADCLDNAMRSIKSMNSTMSNDKVTLMAAMNIAHELIKAQQLLEQHNSEIVNPIKKLNEKLEQALSQGV from the coding sequence ATGAGTCAACAAAAAATCAGTGTACGTATACTTAATAAAGAATACCAGTTCGCCTGTGAAGATCACGAAAGGGCTTCATTGATTGCTGCGGCCGACTGTTTAGACAATGCCATGCGAAGCATTAAATCCATGAACAGCACCATGAGTAATGACAAAGTCACATTAATGGCTGCCATGAATATAGCTCATGAGTTAATTAAAGCCCAGCAACTGTTAGAGCAACATAACAGTGAAATCGTGAATCCCATCAAAAAACTGAATGAGAAACTTGAACAAGCTTTAAGCCAAGGCGTATAA